One window from the genome of Osmerus mordax isolate fOsmMor3 chromosome 19, fOsmMor3.pri, whole genome shotgun sequence encodes:
- the rabgef1 gene encoding rab5 GDP/GTP exchange factor isoform X2 produces MSLRTERRGIHVDQSELLCNKGCGYYGNLAWQGLCSKCWREEYQKARQKQIQEDWAFAEKLQREEEAAYASIQPQPQPQPQPQPSLTTFSKFEEKKTNEKTRKVTTVKKFFSPSSRTAPKKDPSEREEKVPGVRDWRGMFTPPWEMGSPTEALVARLRENQEGKTPSPSISRQSSIETDRATRDFVDFLKSLPKPGREVHKQSRAFIEIMASKKDLGADELSECVQDFYQNLSDRLMTHFKGSSESVERVMDQVEKYIMTRLYKSVFCPETTDDEKKDLATQNRIRALHWVTIQMLCVPVDEENPEVSDNVVKAITDVIEMDSKRVPRDKLACITRCSKHIFSAIKITKDEPASADDFLPTLIYIVLKANPPRLQSNIQYITRFCNPSRLMTGEDGYYFTNLCCAVAFIEKLDAQSLNLSPEDFERYMSGQGSPRRSESEGGLSQAAPAPGPSSPALAQVYQNLELLSSLGSRQERVMEGARSLQSDLISWQESVEREVQEILQKYPLEIRPPAPSAIDSDNIENDRLPPPLLPQVFAG; encoded by the exons TGAGTCTGCGGACGGAGCGCCGCGGCATCCACGTGGACCAGTCGGAGTTGCTGTGCAACAAGGGATGCGGTTACTACGGCAACCTGGCCTGGCAGGGCCTGTGCTCCAagtgctggagggaggagtaCCAGAAGGCTCGGCAGAAGCAGATCCAGGAGGATTGGGCCTTCGCTGAGAA gttgcagagggaggaggaagctgCCTATGCCAGcatccagcctcagccccagcctcagccccagccccagccctccctcaccaccttcTCCAAGTTCGAAGAGAAGAAGACCAATGAGAAGACCCGCAAGGTGACCACGGTCAAGAAATTCTTCAGTCCCTCGTCGCGGACCGCCCCTAAGAAAG ACccctctgagagagaggagaaggttcCAGGGGTGCGGGACTGGAGAGGGATGTTTACCCCTCCTTGGGAAATGGGTTCCCCCACTGAAG CACTGGTGGCGAGGCTGAGag AGAACCAAGAGGGTAAGACTCCCAGCCCCTCCATCAGCCGCCAGTCCAGCATAGAGACGGACCGCGCCACCCGAGACTTTGTGGACTTCCTGAAGTCCCTGCCGAAGCCTGGACGCGAGGTCCACAAGCAGAGTCGAGCCTTCATCGAGATCATGGCCAGCAAGAAG GACCTCGGTGCTGACGAGCTGTCCGAGTGCGTTCAGGACTTCTATCAAAACCTGTCAGATCGCCTCATGACACATTTCAAAG GCTCGTCAGAGAGcgtggagagagtgatggatcAGGTGGAGAAGTACATCATGACTCGCTTGTACAAGAGCGTCTTCTGCCCGGAAACCACCGACGACGAGAAGAAGGACTTAGCCACTCAGAACAGGATACG GGCCTTACACTGGGTGACCATCCAGAtgctgtgtgtacctgtcgatGAAGAGAACCCCGAGGTGTCGGACAATGTGGTGAAAGCCATAACAG acgtcATCGAGATGGACTCGAAGCGGGTGCCGCGCGACAAGCTGGCCTGCATCACGCGCTGCAGCAAGCACATCTTCAGCGCCATCAAGATCACCAAGGACGAGCCGGCCTCGGCGGACGACTTCCTGCCCACGCTCATCTACATCGTGCTGAAGGCCAACCCCCCGCGGCTGCAGTCCAACATCCAGTACATCACCCGCTTCTGCAACCCCAGCAGACTGATGACCGGGGAGGACGGATACTACTTCACCAACCTG TGCTGCGCCGTAGCCTTCATAGAGAAGCTGGACGCCCAGTCTCTCAACCTAAGCCCCGAGGACTTTGAGCGCTACATGTCAGGCCAGGGCTCCCCGCGCCGGAGCGAGTCCGAGGGCGGCCTGTCCCAGGCCGCCCCAGCACCAGGCCCTTCCAGCCCCGCCCTGGCCCAGGTCTATCAGAACCTGGAGCTGCTCTCCAGCCTGGGCAGCCGCCAGGAGCGGGTCATGGAGGGGGCTCGGAGCCTGCAGAGCGACCTCATTTCCTGGCAGGAGAGCGTCGAGCGCGAGGTGCAGGAGATCTTGCAGAAGTACCCGTTGGAGATCCGCCCGCCCGCTCCCTCAGCCATCGACTCGGACAACATAGAGAACGACCGGCTACCGCCGCCGCTTCTGCCCCAGGTGTTCGCTGGGTAA
- the rabgef1 gene encoding rab5 GDP/GTP exchange factor isoform X1 gives MSLRTERRGIHVDQSELLCNKGCGYYGNLAWQGLCSKCWREEYQKARQKQIQEDWAFAEKLQREEEAAYASIQPQPQPQPQPQPSLTTFSKFEEKKTNEKTRKVTTVKKFFSPSSRTAPKKENQEGKTPSPSISRQSSIETDRATRDFVDFLKSLPKPGREVHKQSRAFIEIMASKKDLGADELSECVQDFYQNLSDRLMTHFKGSSESVERVMDQVEKYIMTRLYKSVFCPETTDDEKKDLATQNRIRALHWVTIQMLCVPVDEENPEVSDNVVKAITDVIEMDSKRVPRDKLACITRCSKHIFSAIKITKDEPASADDFLPTLIYIVLKANPPRLQSNIQYITRFCNPSRLMTGEDGYYFTNLCCAVAFIEKLDAQSLNLSPEDFERYMSGQGSPRRSESEGGLSQAAPAPGPSSPALAQVYQNLELLSSLGSRQERVMEGARSLQSDLISWQESVEREVQEILQKYPLEIRPPAPSAIDSDNIENDRLPPPLLPQVFAG, from the exons TGAGTCTGCGGACGGAGCGCCGCGGCATCCACGTGGACCAGTCGGAGTTGCTGTGCAACAAGGGATGCGGTTACTACGGCAACCTGGCCTGGCAGGGCCTGTGCTCCAagtgctggagggaggagtaCCAGAAGGCTCGGCAGAAGCAGATCCAGGAGGATTGGGCCTTCGCTGAGAA gttgcagagggaggaggaagctgCCTATGCCAGcatccagcctcagccccagcctcagccccagccccagccctccctcaccaccttcTCCAAGTTCGAAGAGAAGAAGACCAATGAGAAGACCCGCAAGGTGACCACGGTCAAGAAATTCTTCAGTCCCTCGTCGCGGACCGCCCCTAAGAAAG AGAACCAAGAGGGTAAGACTCCCAGCCCCTCCATCAGCCGCCAGTCCAGCATAGAGACGGACCGCGCCACCCGAGACTTTGTGGACTTCCTGAAGTCCCTGCCGAAGCCTGGACGCGAGGTCCACAAGCAGAGTCGAGCCTTCATCGAGATCATGGCCAGCAAGAAG GACCTCGGTGCTGACGAGCTGTCCGAGTGCGTTCAGGACTTCTATCAAAACCTGTCAGATCGCCTCATGACACATTTCAAAG GCTCGTCAGAGAGcgtggagagagtgatggatcAGGTGGAGAAGTACATCATGACTCGCTTGTACAAGAGCGTCTTCTGCCCGGAAACCACCGACGACGAGAAGAAGGACTTAGCCACTCAGAACAGGATACG GGCCTTACACTGGGTGACCATCCAGAtgctgtgtgtacctgtcgatGAAGAGAACCCCGAGGTGTCGGACAATGTGGTGAAAGCCATAACAG acgtcATCGAGATGGACTCGAAGCGGGTGCCGCGCGACAAGCTGGCCTGCATCACGCGCTGCAGCAAGCACATCTTCAGCGCCATCAAGATCACCAAGGACGAGCCGGCCTCGGCGGACGACTTCCTGCCCACGCTCATCTACATCGTGCTGAAGGCCAACCCCCCGCGGCTGCAGTCCAACATCCAGTACATCACCCGCTTCTGCAACCCCAGCAGACTGATGACCGGGGAGGACGGATACTACTTCACCAACCTG TGCTGCGCCGTAGCCTTCATAGAGAAGCTGGACGCCCAGTCTCTCAACCTAAGCCCCGAGGACTTTGAGCGCTACATGTCAGGCCAGGGCTCCCCGCGCCGGAGCGAGTCCGAGGGCGGCCTGTCCCAGGCCGCCCCAGCACCAGGCCCTTCCAGCCCCGCCCTGGCCCAGGTCTATCAGAACCTGGAGCTGCTCTCCAGCCTGGGCAGCCGCCAGGAGCGGGTCATGGAGGGGGCTCGGAGCCTGCAGAGCGACCTCATTTCCTGGCAGGAGAGCGTCGAGCGCGAGGTGCAGGAGATCTTGCAGAAGTACCCGTTGGAGATCCGCCCGCCCGCTCCCTCAGCCATCGACTCGGACAACATAGAGAACGACCGGCTACCGCCGCCGCTTCTGCCCCAGGTGTTCGCTGGGTAA